In Oncorhynchus mykiss isolate Arlee chromosome 19, USDA_OmykA_1.1, whole genome shotgun sequence, the sequence gtctgtctgcctgcctgcctgtctgtctgtctgtctgtctgtctgtctgtctgtctgtctgtctgcctgcctgcctgtctaatAGGCCTAACACTGAGACCTACAGTACTTATCTTAATGGTATCAACACattatgcctgtctgtctgtctgtctgtctgtctgtctgtctgtctgtctgtctgtctgcctgtctgcctgtctgtctgtctacctgcctgcctgcctgtctgtctgtctgtctgtctgtctgtcagtctgtctgtctgtctgtctgtctgtctgtctgtctgtctgtctgtctgtctgcctgcctgcctgcctgcctgcctgcctgtctgtctgtgtgtctgtctgtctgtctgtctgcctgcctgcctgcctgcctgcctgtctgtttgcctgtctgtttgcctgtctgcctgtctgtctgtctgtctgtctgcctgtctgtctgcaatACACCACGTTAGAAGCAGCATATTGTAAGAAATGAAAGAAAAAGCAAATCAAGCTGAACTTCGCATCAAAGATCAAACTATTCATCTGTTTGTTTTTATAAGAACACTTTTGAACCTAAAACCACTTCCCATTCCATTCATTTGCACATCATTTTttcatcctaaatggcaccctattccctacatagtgcactactttagggaCACAGCCCATAACACATGAGTGATAGTTCCTATCTCTCATTTGGTTTGTAGCTTGACAACTGTGGTAGGTGCACTTGTCTGCAGGGCAAAATGTCTAGGTTGTGAAGTGACTGggcctgcattccaaatggcaccctattccctatatagtgcactactattgaccagagccctatatggGTTTCCCtttgggccctgatcaaaagtagtgcactacacaggatctagggtgccattttggatgtagCCTAGGTGATGAAGAGGAAGTCATTCAGTATCGGAGTGATCTGGGTTTGATCTCTTAGCTCAATACCAACTGGGTATACCTGAAACAACCTGAGGAGACTCTTGTTTAACCCCACGACCTCTACCAAACCATAACCTTACAAACCACAACCCACCACCGcaacccaaacccaaacccacCGCAACCCAAACCCCTTCAAAACCAGGGAGGGCACCTTCCAATACAAGTGAAGTCAATTCCAAACCATCCCCTTTGTCAGTGCTGTGTTCTCTAGCTACAGTATTATGTCAGAAGCACAGCAGTGAACAGACTAATAAAGAAGACAGctattgttgttgtgttgttatggGGGCGGTCAGAGTAGAGGTTGTTATGGGGGGGTCAGAGTAGAGGTTGTTATGGGGGGAGGGTCAGAGTAACGAGGTGCAAGCAGGGTTGCAAAATTGCGTCAAACAAAATTCTCAGGTTTTCCCAGAAATCCCAGTAAGAGTATTCCTGGATTCCGTGCTTATTCCCTCCGGATTccgggaatcttccaaccaggatttctagaaAACCTGGGAATGTCACAACCCTAGGTGCTAGTTACCCCCATTCCATCAGTCCCTCTCTCGGTCACTTGAGCTTGGTGCCGACCTGCAGGATGGTGGGAGTCTGCTCCATAATGCGAACCAGCAGCGTGTCTATGTAGTCCTCCAGATCCCTAACCTGAGGCTTCATCTTCTTCAACTCCGCCTCCCGCTTTGCTAGCAACGCCCCTTGGTGGTCAAACTCCACCCTCTGCCGGTGTAGGTCTGCCTCCCGTTGGAGGAGGAGGGCGACCAGCTCACTGTGGGTCAGGTGGTAGTAAGGTCCAGCTCCCTCCGTCAGAGacttggagagaaagaaagagggggagagagatgaggtaaagacaacgagagagagagggggagaaaggcgaggtaaagacaacgagagagagagggggagaaaggcgaggtaaagacaacgagagagagagggggagaaaggcgaggtaaagacaacgagagagagagggggagaaaggcgAGGTAAAGAcaacgagagagggggagaaaggcgAGGTAAAGAcaacgagagagggggagaaaagagaaGTAAAGAcaacgagagagggggagaaaggagaggtaaAGACAAcgcgagagggggagaaaggcgAGGTAAAGAcaacgagagagggggagaaagtagAGGTAAAGAcaacgagagagggggagaaaggagaggtaaagacaacgagagagagagggggagaaaggagaggtaaagacaacgagagagagagggggagaaaggcgAGGTAaagacaaccagagagagaggggggagaaaggagaggtaaagacaatgagagagagagggagaaaggagaggtaaAGAaaacgagagagggggagaaaggagaggtaaAGACaacgagagaggggagaaaggagaggtaaagacaatgagagagagagggggagaaaggagaggtaaagacaacgagagagagagggggagaaaggcaaggtaaagacaacaagagagagagggggagaaatgcGAGGtaaagacaacgagagagagagggggagaaaggagaggtaaagacaacgagagagagagggggagaaaggagaggtaaagacaacgagagagagagggggagaaaggcgaggtaaagacaatgagagagagagggggagaaaggcgaggcaaagacaacgagagagagagggggagaaatgcGAGGtaaagacaacgagagagagagggggagaaaggagaggtaaaataaacgagagagagagggggagaaaggcgAGGCAAAGACaacgatagagagaggggggagaaaggagaggtaaAGAcaacgagagagggggagaaaggagaggtaaAGAcaacgagagagggggagaaaggagaggtaaagacaacgagagagagagggggagaaaggaaaggtaaagacaacgagagagagaggggggagaaaggagaggtaaAGAcaacgagagagggggagaaaggagaggtaaagacaacgagagagagagggggaaaaaggaGAGGtaaagacaacgagagagagagggggagaaaggagaggtaaagacaaagagagaggggggattaaGTTAAACAGAGAAACTGCCAATTGCTTCAGTTTGTGCTTTCTGTGTGGTAGTTCTGTGTGGTAGTTCTGTATGGTAGTTCTGTGTGGTAGTTCTGTGTGGTAGTTCTGTGTGGTAGTTCTGTGTGGTAGTTATGTGTGGTAGTTCTGTGTGGTAGTTCTGTGTGGTAGTTATGTGTGGTAGTTCTGTGTGGTAGTTCTGTGTGGTAGTTATGTGTGGTAGTTCTGTGTGGTAGTTATGTGTGGTAGTTCTGTGTGGTAGTTATGTGTGGTAGTTCTGTGTGGTAGTTATGTGTGGTAGTTCTGTGTGGTAGTTATGTGTGGTAGTTCTGTGTGGTAGTTATGTGTGGTAGTTCTGTGTGGTGTGTGCCAGCTAGTCACTGCTGTACCTTTTTCTTCTCAGGCTGCTGCTCGGTGGGCTGGCTGCTCCTCCCCGGGTGGATAGAGGACTTAAGTTTGTCCAGCACCGACCGCCCCTCGGAAAGTTCCGCCCGCCTCTTCTCCTCTGGGGTCAGGGGCTTCACTGGGTGAGGACTGTAAAAGGGACATACAGTAAGACGCGTCACTGATAGAAAAGGGTACAAAAATAAAAGTCCACCTttcagtctccagacttgaacctgTCCACTTTGAGACGACATACTGAAGATGTCACAGAGAAAGCTGTTATTGAACCCTGTGCTCCAGTACTCTCCCTCCTAGCTGTTATTGAACCCTGTCCTCCAGTACTCTCCCTCCTAGCTGTTATTGAACCCTGTCCTCCAGTAATCTCCCTCCTAGCTGTTATTGGGACCTGTCCTCCAGTACTTCCCCTACTAGCTGTTATTGAACCCTGTCCTTCAGTACTCTCCCTGCTAGCTTAAATTGGGAcctgtcctccagtactccctcTCCTAGCTGTTATTGAACCCTGTCCTCCGGTACTCCCCCTCCTAGCTGTCATTGGGAcctgtcctccagtactcccCCTCCTAGCTGGTATTGAACCCTGTCCTCCAGTACTCTCCCTCCTAGCTGTTATTGAACCCTGTCCTCCCTCCTAGCTGTTATTGAACCCTGTCCTCCAGTAATCTCCCTCCTATCTGTTATTGGGACCTGTCCTCCAGTACTTCCCCTACTAGCTGTTATTGAACCCTGTCCTTCAGTACTCTCCCTGCTAGCTTATATTGGGAcctgtcctccagtactccctcTCCTAGCTGTTATTGAACCCTGTCCTCCTCCAGGACTTTCCCTCCTAGCTGTTATTGGACCCTGCCCTCCAGTACTCTCCCTCCTAGCTGTTATTGaaccctgtcctctccctcctagctgttattgaaccctgtcctcctcctcctagctgttattgaaccctgtcctccccctccaagctggtattgaaccctgtcctccccctcctagCTGTTATTGAACCCTGTCCTCCAGTACTCTCCCTCCTAGATGTTATTGAACCCTGTCCTCCAGTACTCTCCCTCCTAGCTGTTATTGAACCCTGTCCCCCAGTACTCTCCCTCCTAGCTGTTATTGAACCTGTCCTCCAGTACTCTTTCTCCTAGCTGTTATTGaaccctgtcctctccctccaagCTGTTATTGAACCCTGTCCTCCCCCCTAGCTGTTATTGAACCCTGTCCTCCAGTACTCTCCCTCCTAGCTGTTATTGGGACCTGTCCTCCAGTACTCTCCCTCCTAGCTGTTATTGAACCCTGTCCTCCAGTACTCTCCCTCATAGCTGTTATTGAACACTGTCTCCTCCAGTACTCCTCCTCCTAGCTGTTATTgaaccctgtcctcctcctcctagctgtTATTGAACCCTGTCCTCTCCCCCTAGCTGTTATTGAACCCTGTCTTCCAGTACTCCCCCTCCTAGCTATTATTGGGACCTGTCCTCCAGTGCTCTCCCTCCTAGCTGTTATTGAACCCTGTCCTCCAGTACTCCAGCTCCTAGCTGTTATTGAACcctgtcctccagtactcccCCTCATAGCTGTTATTgaaccctgtcctcctcctcctagctgtTATTGAACCCTGTCCTCTCACACCTAGCTGTTATTGAACcctgtcctccagtactcccCCTCCTAGCTGTTATTGAACCCTGTCCTCCAGTAATCTCCCTCCTAGTTGTTATTGAACCCTGTCCTCATCCAGTACTCTCCCTCCTAGCTGTTATTGAACCTGTCCTCCAGTACTCTTTCTCCTAGCTGTTATTGaaccctgtcctctccctcctagctgttattgaaccctgtcctcctcctcctagctgttattgaaccctgtcctcccccctagctgttattgaaccctgtcctccagtactcccCCTCCTAGCTGTTATTGAACCCTGTCCTCCAGTACTCTCCCTCCTAGCTGTTATTGGGACCTGTCCTCCAGTACTCTCCCTCCTAGCTGTTATTGAACCCTGTCCACCTCATCCTAGCTGTTATTGAACCCTGTCCTCCAGTACTCTCCCTCCTAGCTGTTATTGaaccctgtcctccccctcctagctgttattgaaccctgtcctcctcctcctagctgtTATTGAACCCTGTCCTACCCCTCCTAGCTGTTATTGAACCCTGTCCTCCAGTACTCTCCCTCCTAGCTGTTATTGAACCCTGTCCTCCAGTACTCCAGCTCCTAGCTGTTATTgaaccctgtcctcctcctcctagctgtTATTGAACCCTGTCCTACCCCTCCTAGCTGTTATTGAACCCTGTCCTCCAGTACTCTCCCTCCTAGCTGTTATTGAACCCTGTCCTCCAGTACTCTCCCTCCTAGCTGTTATTGAACCCTGTCCTCCAGTACTCTCCATCCTAGCTGTTATTGAACCCTGTCCTCCAGTACTCTCCCCCCTAGCTGTTATTGAACCCTGTCCTCCAGTACTCTCCCTCCTAGCTGTTATTGAACCTTGTCCTCCAGTACTCTCCCTCCTAGCTGTTATTGAACcctgtcctccagtactcccCCTCCAAGCTGTTATTGaaccctgtcctccccctcctagctgttattgaaccctgtcctccagtactcccCCTCCAAGCTGTTATTGatccctgtcctccccctcctagCTGTTATTGAACCCTGTCCTCCAGTACTCTCCCTCCTAGCTGTTATTGAAACCTGTCCTCCAGTACTCTCCCTCCTAGCTGTTATTGAACCCTGTCCTCCAGTACTCTCCCTCCTAGCTGTTATTGAACCCTGTCCTCCAGTACTCTCCCTCCTAGCTGTTATTGAACCCTGTCCTCCAATACTCTCCCTCCTAGCTGTTATTGAACCCTGTCCTCCAGTACTCTCCCCCCTAGCTGTTATTGAACCCTGTCCTCCAGTACTCTCCCTCCTAGCTGTTATTGAACCTTGTCCTCCAGTACTCTCCCTCCTAGCTGTTATTGAACCCTGTCCTCCAGTACTCTCCCTCCTAGCTGTTATTGAACCCTGTCCTCCAATACTCTCCCTCCTAGCTGTTATTGAACCCTGTCCTCCAGTACTCTCCCTCCTCGCTGTTATTGAAGcctgtcctccagtactcccCCCCTAGCTGTTATTGAACCCTGTCCTCCTCCTAGCTGTTATTGAACGCTGTCTCCTCCAGTACACTCCCTCCTAGCTGTTATTGAACCCTGTCCTCCAGTACTCCAGCTCCTAGCTGTTATTGAACCCTGTCCTCCAGTACTCCAGCTCCTAGCTGTTATTGAACCCTGTCCTCCAGTACTCTCCCTCCTAACCCTGTCCTCCAGTACTCTCCCTCCTAACCCTGTCCTCCAGTACACTCCCTCCTAGCTGTTATTGAACcctgtcctccagtactcccCCTCCTAACCCTGTCCTCCAGTACTCTCCCTCCTAGCTGTTATTGAACCCTGTCCTCCAGTACTCTCCCTCCTAACCCTGTCCTCCAGTACTCTCCCTCCTAACCCTGTCCTCCAGTACACTCCCTCCTAGCTGTTATTGAACcctgtcctccagtactcccCCTCCTAACCCTGTCCTCCAGTACTCTCCCTCCTAACCCTGTCCTCCAGTACTCTCCCTCCTAGCTGTTATTGAACCCTGTCCTCCAGTACTCTCCCTCCTAACCCTGTCCTCCAGTACTCTCCCTCCTAACCCTGTCCTCCAGTACACTCCCTCCTAGCTGTTATTGAACcctgtcctccagtactcccCCTCCTAACCCTGTCCTCCAGTACTCTCCCTCCTAACCCTGTCCTCCAGTACTCTCCCTCCTAGCTGTTATTGACAGGTCTGTGAGTGTGAATAGACCCTTTTCCAGTGCACAACACAATGACGTCAGGCACAGATGTCCACGACTCTTGGCTGCAGTAAGAAAGACATCGCCATCTGTGCCCATTCAAGATGTACATTCGATTACGTGATTACTTCTAAACAAAATCACGTTTGGGTTCTCATACGCTTACAATTATGTTTTGATTCTTGCTTGAACAGTCGCTAAGATTATACTTGGATGTGATCTTTGCAAAATAACTATTTTAGATGTAgcagttgttagctagaatgctaacgctcATATGATATAGGTTGTAGCAAACGCTAGCCGAAgagccattttactggttgaagtgtattttaagtataatgcagttgatttgcgatgatgacacaaacattatGTTAAGGACATTCACACGAGCCTGAAAATCCCATTCTAATCCAAAAGaagtgtgaaatgcactcataagcaCCATGTAAATACAGACTTTTTTGCTGGCTTTCTACAGAATAACTCCCCCTTGTTCTGCCACCAACTTGCGCGTGTGTAACAAACACATAAAGGAGTCTATACTACCtttcattggggggggggggggggggttaacttcaggacccatcacactgaccatagaGACAAGAAACACAGGAGTATGGTGTGTGTTGACAAATAAGAGTAGAAGATTTTCAGACAGAAgaaaatgaagaaccccaagacAGGTTGCAGAGGAGAGGCAGTGGAAGCAACGGGAGAACCCCAGATCGTCAATCGCCATAGAGATAAGTAGAGGGCTCATCTTTGCATCAACTATGGCAGTcgctgagagaagaagaagaacttgAGGCCCTGTTGAGACACCCCCCACTTCCCAGTAAACATGTGACCTCACCTGATCTGCTGATTGGCTGGCGGATGTGTCTCCTGGGGCAAGCCAGCATGCGATGCACCAATCACTGGCTGTGCAGTGGAGAAAAGGGTTGCGGCCGAGACAGTGCTTACTGATGACCTCACAGTAGCAGGGGgcggggcagggagagaggagagagctggagaggaagATGTGTTACGTTCAGCAGTTAGAGAGGAAGGAGCGGAGAaggaggaggcagcgaggagGTCAGAAGTGTCATGCTGCTGGACAAAGGACAACGACCCCAGGGTTACAACGCCAGGGTCGCTGCCGAACGACAGAGTCAGGTCCTCAACGCTGTTCCTCCTTGTGCCCTCTGAGAGGGACCGTTGGAGAGGGTGTTCTTCTGAGAGAGAATGTTGGACTACAACGGACTCCACATGAGGGTGTTCTGAGTATTGGTCCTCTGATCTGTAATCCTCAATGTCTTCATTGACCTTCTCACCACTAGATGTCCCAGTAGTGGACTGAACTGTTTTTAGTGGACTGTGAGCTTGAGACCTGACAGAGTGTAGAAGTGCATTGGAAAGTTCTGCTGAGTTATATGATTCTAAGTCCATGCCGATTGGCCAGTCTATCCTTGCTTCAGGGGATGTGGTCTTCTCTTTAACAACACAGGTGGCTCCCAGATGGGATGTGGCTCGATCTATTGTGTCTGACCGGATGACATCATCACAAGTGGCCCAGCATCGATCGTCAGAGAACTCCCCCATCAAGTCTAAAGCAGCGATGTTGTCTGGGCCAGTGGCAGAGTAGAATGATGCAGTCTCAGCCTTAGCGTAGGACATGTCTTCCTCACAGAGGGGAGAGTTAGCAGAGGGCACCGTCTCAGTCTTTGGGAGCGGAGGGAGCGGTCTCTGGCTCGTTTTGactgcttcttcttctttatCCTTAGTGTTGGCGCTCTTCTCTTCTGGAGGAAGTTTCAGGGAGGCTCTTTGTTCCTTCATACCAGTGTTAGTGCAGTCTGGTGTGACTGGGCTGTCTTGGGTTGGGGGCAGGATGGGTACGGGGTTAGTGTTGGTAGACCAGGTTTGGGGTGCTACTGAGATATAGGAGGTAAAGCTAGAACAACAGGGAGGCAGATGGGGCTGGGCAGAGTTAAGGTTTAGAGCTTGGTCAGCTAGGAGCTCCTCATAGAAAGGGTtacactggaggagagagaggaacgggttggatggagacatgaggggaggagatgggctGAAGGGGTTAGTGTGATGGAGTTGGGTGCCCAGTGAGTTAGGATCTACAGGGAGGTGAGAGGGGCCCCAGGACAGCAGACCAGGGGTAAGGGGGGTGAGACCAGGGGTATGGGGGGTGAGGTGAGAGCCTGAGCTAGGTGACACCACCGGGCTGTGAAAGGAAGGCACACAGTCCTCTTGATTAGTGATGTTTGTTTACAAGGCTAACCTCAGACCTGCAGTTCTACTGGACATAGTCAGTGGTAACACCAAACAACTGCAAATGTTGGGGGATAATACCTTCAATTctgaatttaaaaataataataatgtattttttagCATCTAAAACTCTGAGGCGTTATCCCCTGACAGACTAAACCAACCAGTGGTTGGCCTGATATAGTAAAACTGAGTAGCTTCCAACCTCCCTCATACCTGTACC encodes:
- the rab11fip5a gene encoding rab11 family-interacting protein 5 isoform X1; protein product: MSSLNIDYDEDQRWVPTHVQVTVLRGRGLRAKGKHGTSDVYTIIQVGKEKYSTCVLEKTTVPEWKEECSFELLPGVLEQVGDGGAYPPGSSDLVLTVMHRALMGLDVFLGQAVIHLDKVFQDRICMKNEWYKLNSKTGKKEKERGDIQVTVQFTKNNLTASMYDLSLGKDKPRSTFGKIKDRIKGKKRSSKDSDEDSASTVVGGYGPVSRMRNRLPSDGGGEEDYEDDEGGEGRRSKMRNFFLRGKLRKSSDTRSSTSLGSESSESSSRGGSLSPTAGISVVVSDLSNSPSNSSNFTADSPDHTAESSPKLASYTCEFTDESGEINIPVPQPVYINGSHVYNTTLDPCPGNPVVPLDPLALVKKNLPLSQSLQNLNQRREELPVLLPKGPAADGRRWSFDKAGKEEKVAIAAALEQAGQGMGEGAREESDRDRRSRNCLDESEQASNSDSGPGEKHKGWFGSKDNHNKPSPVVSPSSGSHLTPHTPGLTPLTPGLLSWGPSHLPVDPNSLGTQLHHTNPFSPSPPLMSPSNPFLSLLQCNPFYEELLADQALNLNSAQPHLPPCCSSFTSYISVAPQTWSTNTNPVPILPPTQDSPVTPDCTNTGMKEQRASLKLPPEEKSANTKDKEEEAVKTSQRPLPPLPKTETVPSANSPLCEEDMSYAKAETASFYSATGPDNIAALDLMGEFSDDRCWATCDDVIRSDTIDRATSHLGATCVVKEKTTSPEARIDWPIGMDLESYNSAELSNALLHSVRSQAHSPLKTVQSTTGTSSGEKVNEDIEDYRSEDQYSEHPHVESVVVQHSLSEEHPLQRSLSEGTRRNSVEDLTLSFGSDPGVVTLGSLSFVQQHDTSDLLAASSFSAPSSLTAERNTSSSPALSSLPAPPPATVRSSVSTVSAATLFSTAQPVIGASHAGLPQETHPPANQQISPHPVKPLTPEEKRRAELSEGRSVLDKLKSSIHPGRSSQPTEQQPEKKKSLTEGAGPYYHLTHSELVALLLQREADLHRQRVEFDHQGALLAKREAELKKMKPQVRDLEDYIDTLLVRIMEQTPTILQVGTKLK